The segment GCACcgctttttcgaattctgtttcactGAGGCgttgtaatcaaaagagcaaaaacagcAAATGAAGCCTGATTATATGGCAACTATTTGCATTAAAATCTCAAATCTTAAAACCCGAAGAAGCCGTAAACACTATGGAATAAATAACGAACTTGCTTGTAAAGAATAGTTTTGAATAACATCTACCGTGCATTTGCATAAAGCAGCCGTAACGAAAATCTCGGAAAACTTTGCATTTGGAACCGACTTGCAAAAGTTTACCGGCAACAATAAAAGTACTTACACTAAATAACTGAACAgctgttttttttgcttccaAATAGAAACTTAATGCACGACCCAAACAATTCACATCTGATCTTCTATTCACGTCCATTCCTCGCAATATGCAACCAGCTGGCAACTCAGTGAACTGCACAACGCTGATAATATAAGCTGATGAGCAAACTTTTCTGTTATATTACGTGGAAACGTTCGTTCAATTTAGTACTTTTAAGGAAATCGTGAAATGCCAGAAACGACCTGCAGATCGTCGCACCAATGGTCCATCTAGTGTATACCGCCGCACCGTCAGCTTTTTCCTCCCACCGCCACCACTTGTTGAAGCTAGCGCAGTCGGTGACTACGACCATGGCGGTAAGCGGAACAAATTGATTGCACAACAAGCCAAgactgccgccgccgccgcccgcCAAAGACGAGTGCCGGAACATCTTCGCATCAGAATGGCAATTGCAATTTCAGCTCAGCCAGTCGGTCGAGTCAACCAACCAACAACCGGCATCGTTGGAGGTTTTCAGATGAGTCACTTTATCTTTTTAATTTGACGTTAAGAGGACAAATAAAGAAGAACGTTATTAGGTTATCCGCCCCGGGCTGCGGGTGGACCAAACGAAACTGTCCGCTCTCACGTTGGTCTGCATTCTGGATGGGTTGATGGGTTACATGGAGAAAGGATTGTGGTATGTTGTTCAGTCAATTAGGTTATTTACCGACTGCGGAGTCTAGAGCAAAGCGAAAGAGTTGCAAGTTTTATGTTCTGGTAAGTTAATTGACTATACTCTTTGCAGAAGCGGTGAATTGTGGCATTTATTGAACTCAatcaatttgtttttctttttctttgtctAGTGGCAGGTACTTACCTTAAAATcaaacatacacatatacacgtATTTTCAGCTGGAATTTATTCCTACGAGTCAGTCTAGAGTATTTCGGGCTGCTTGGTATCACCGCAGGTACCGTCGTTGATTAGTATTAGCGATTGGAGCTTCGGATTGCTGCTCCGCAGGTGGTTTGCGGCGGAGACCCCCAATGTTAGGCCTCCGTTCCCCACACCGTTCGTACTTTGTGCTTGTTGTTGTGGTTGCTGCTTTGCTGGTACCGGGAGCTGTACCTCGAAGGGCGTCTCAAGGACACCGGAAGGAAGAACGATTGTTTCCTGATTCTGAATCGAAGGAAGCAGCGGAGGATTAGGAGCCAACATCGGAGGTGAGCCAATTTCCGACAGGAGAATGGAATCCACCGTTTGTTTGCCGGAGTCGCTGGTCGTTGTGGTAGTCGTGGTTGTATTGGGCGAACGATTCATCGCCGGCGGTAGAATCTGGGACGTTGGAATGAGTGTTTCCTGAACGGTGTCGTTATTACCGTTGCAGGTTCGATGTTCGGAACGCCGCATACTGATCGTGCTGCGACCTCGGGACGGATCGAAGCAAGGTAAAACCTGTTTGAACTCCTTACGGAAGTTTTCGTTTAGCCAGGCGTACAGAAATGGGTTATAGCAGGTCGAACTCATGGCGATTAGGTGAGAAATGAAGAATAGTAGATTGTAGAAGGGCCACTGATTAATGTCTGAGTAAAAGTCGTTGCACATGTTGACGAGATTCAGTGGCAGCCACGAGATACCGAAAATGGCGACCATCGCAATCAGCATTCGGTTGGTGCGTTTTTTGCGATCTCGTTCCGCTTCTTCACGACGGGTGGTTTTAGAGCCTGGCTTAGTTCTAGCTCGGTCATTCAGCTTAATTGACACACAGATGTAACAGTAGGCCATTATAAGGAATGGAAGAACGAATTGAAGTATCGAGGTAGCAAGCGAAAATATCTTACGCATGTATTCCGAAGGCCACAGCTCTTCGCAATAAAAGGGCCGATCCTCCAGCAGAGTGTAGTTCGATAGCGTTCCGTTGCTATCGTCGTGCATTCGCATATATAGGCCGTATGGCGAA is part of the Sabethes cyaneus chromosome 2, idSabCyanKW18_F2, whole genome shotgun sequence genome and harbors:
- the LOC128735522 gene encoding neuropeptide Y receptor type 2; amino-acid sequence: FNFNAMTVSSPLSLNSLKAPTLQYLVAGWTLKVIPTAGSANRGNRLGLLVFDWHTDRGTQAAQLRMLLTPERYVARHGRMAVTVATLGDKVGGTVDLLSSTTMTAYEVISETVNMTSTSDEIRQNGTHDLRLSPDRDIDYILTNETVQILFCLLYSSIFILGIFGNVLVCYVVFRNKAMQSVTNLFITNLALSDILLCVLAVPFTPSYTFLGRWVFGKLICHTVPLAQGCSVYISTLTLTSIAIDRFFVIIYPFHPRMKLSTCITIIVLIWIFSVVVTSPYGLYMRMHDDSNGTLSNYTLLEDRPFYCEELWPSEYMRKIFSLATSILQFVLPFLIMAYCYICVSIKLNDRARTKPGSKTTRREEAERDRKKRTNRMLIAMVAIFGISWLPLNLVNMCNDFYSDINQWPFYNLLFFISHLIAMSSTCYNPFLYAWLNENFRKEFKQVLPCFDPSRGRSTISMRRSEHRTCNGNNDTVQETLIPTSQILPPAMNRSPNTTTTTTTTSDSGKQTVDSILLSEIGSPPMLAPNPPLLPSIQNQETIVLPSGVLETPFEVQLPVPAKQQPQQQAQSTNGVGNGGLTLGVSAANHLRSSNPKLQSLILINDGTCGDTKQPEIL